The Drosophila simulans strain w501 chromosome 3R, Prin_Dsim_3.1, whole genome shotgun sequence genome contains the following window.
tttgcattgatAAACCTAAAAACATATAAAGATATATGCTAGAAGAGAATATATCAGAATATAACTAAACCAAATAGTATGGCCATTTTGGGATGAATATTATTGGCTCCGAACTGTTGTATGAAAATGGTTTCATTTGTCTTAAACGACGAACAAATTTCACAAGTGGTCTCATATTGATTCGTATTTTCTCgtataaaaacattaatttccTTATGCCCCTGGCTACGTGATTGTATTTCAGTTGAAAAGCACTTTTCATTCCCTTCTGGAAAGAAACTCacgcaattgcaattgccaatGGAGATGGAAAGGgcgccaaattgaattttacactttttgtGTACTTTTAGCCAGTTGAGATGTGGATTATTTTTTCagcattcattttttatttcaaccAACATACTACCACTCCGATTTCACCTGATGTTAATTGAGGCGCACGTGGGGAATTAATGAACTGTGACAGTCTGATTTTTACGCGCAAATGTGTGTGCATTAAATGCTAAATGAAGTTGACATCGGCTGCCACATTGTTTGCGGCCATcgttaatttattaattaaacaagCGATTTAACCTATTGCAATAATTGTCAAAATTAACCTTTATGACAGCGAAATTtgtgaatttaattaacattacCGTAGTCAGCTTTGCACAAGATTAATCGTTCTAAGGGAAAATGGGAGGAGGGCTTATTagcttttgcatatttgcaaTATACAGCATTATGAATTCTCGGCCAgattactttttaaattattttgactCTGACCTTTTGACCTTGCTATGAcgtaattttaaatataatgtggatgaaattgttgattttattcCGTTGTTcataatttgtaattgaacAGCTCTAATCCACTTTTAGGCCACCACTCACCTGCACTTCAGATGCCCGAAGGCAATAGAACCAATATTGATAATTCTCTATTGGAATAACAATTTCAGCTCCACCATTTTCTTGGATGTTTCCACCTTGACTTGGCTTGCAGACGGCAACCTTTTCgccataataatataataatattatcttTAGTAAGAGTCAAATTTACGCGCACTTGACCAGAAACCTTCACGCCGTTCCTAGATCGGATGTCTCATTTGAATTTGCCGCTCAGGAGCTTATCGAATTGGCGACTCGGAGATATTCCATTTAATTCCATTTCCGAGACAAACTGCATTTTTGCCAAACGGAAGTGGTCCGCTTTTAGCCATCAGCCATCAGGCATCAGCCGTTGGCCATCGACGCTGTCTTGGCCATCCCGGCATCCTCGTTGCCGTTGTCATGTTCATTGcattccactttccacttgaCATCCTCGCTGCAATTTCCCTCTGTTGTGGAATTATGCTTTAGCTACCTTAGCGGCTCCGAGCTGAGCGGAACAAACGCCAGTTTCTGTGGTGAGGGGTACCCGAAATGAACTTAGACAAATATTTACTGGGCTTGTGCAATGACTTAAGCCTTTACCAAATAAAGGTAGTGAACATGAACGATGAGGTTTGTTCTGCctttaaattctatttaagagatgtattttatttattttatttttcttcaatCCAATAGGGTTCTGGTAAAGCACTCGGCACTCGATTTAAAGTCCCTTGAGACTCGCGTAACACCACCCATAAACGCTGTGAATATGACGTTCTCGTTTAGAGGCAGTTAATGCAAACACGAAGGCTTTCACAGGCTTTCAGCTTTGAGCGCTGGCAATGGGCCGGTCTGGTCTTTTGATGTTTGGGGGCCTGTTTAGTGCGTCTGCACTGCCAAGATACATTCCACAATGCATGCATGCATATATAGTTCTGTCTAATTTAGCACATGGCCCTGCCTTGCAACTGGCTTCTGATTGAAGGTTAAATGAGCCATGAgccccacaaacacacacataagcacacactcgcacgctcgcgaagggggcggggctgggGGCAGTCTGAGGCAAAGCCATTGCATTTGTGTCGCTTTTAGCTCGGCACTCGACCCGCCTCTTTTCCCCCAGGATGCATTTGCATTGCGCACAGCAGCGCTTTCGCTCTTTTCGCATCCTTAGACAGTCCTGTTTTATTTCCTTTGCCCGAATTAGCTGGCATAAACCAAGCCAGTCAACTAGAGCAAACCCAATCCGTTTTCCTGCTGCCCCTGGTTCTATTCTGCTAGTTTTGGTTTTACTATTTTTCTCTTCCTAGACTTTTATATTTACGAGGCAGCACCACCCCTAATTGAGAgagaactttaaatttaaacgcAGCCTTGTTTCCGAATACTCTTCATTTGTCATTTTCTGCCATCGACGATGTCCgtttaattgagtttttcgTTGTCATTGCAGTTCCCCATTTCCGGTTGCAACTGTGGAGAGCCAATATAAGCTCAATAAAGAAAACAACCAGCGGTAAatcaaacacacaaaaaaaaccaacacaATAATGTCGATCTCCGATTTCCGCAAAAAGAAGCTGCTTTTTCTGTTCAATGTGTTCTTTGGTGAGTATTTATCAGAATGAAGGATGACCGATGTggaaaaaaaggagttgcaaATCTCAAACCGCACGTGACGTCCATTTTAAGGGGAAAATCCCAGTCCTGGGACGGTAAAACTTTGATTAGATTGGAGACGAGGTGGAGGAATCGGCTTTAATAGGAGTATAAAACACGGCCAAGATATTATGAGAATTCCTATAATAAAATCGTAACGTGAATGACAGACATAAGCATGACGTTCGCTTTCGATTTAAGCACCACCATATGTGCTGTGAAAACAgcgcgtatacgtaatgtggtACTCTTGCATCGCGTATACGTAAGTGCTCGAAATCCACTTAAATACGTGGAGTGTATTCCGTTCCATGTTTAATGCACAGGAGTGTTTGCCTGTCAGGGAAGTCAAACAAAACttgccaatttaaaattgaattaaacgCAATGCAAATGTCGAAGGAACAACTTTCGTGGAGAGCTCacgaaagtaggcaacactgTGTGTGATAAAGCTTAAGTGCATTTCAATTATGACTAATTCACCGGTGCGGTGCGGTTCGCTCATCCCTTGATTCCCATCCACAAAATGCTCTCTGCTAACTTGGCTCACTGCCCGCCTTTCGGCGGCAGCTGGTCAGGATATAACAAAAGAGCAGCGCCGAAAAAAGGGCATAAAACGCAAACGCCAAACACTTGACACTGGCACTGAAGTGGCCGTTTGCACACCGTTGCGAATGATAATGGTACGCCCgcatggccaaaagccaaacgTAGAGCACTCAAAGAAATGGTCactaaaataaacaaaaaattaatctAGCGTGGCTTAGGGGGTTTATTTTAATGACTTTAGGGACTATTTTGCCAGTAGTTTCTTAGGTGCTAAAATCGATAATCGAAGACTTTAGATAACTGAATGGCTTAAACGAAATGAAGCTTgcctaaatatatataatattaggGATAATTAGGGAAATTTAGTTTCATTTAAACTCATTAGTAAATATGATAATTGGTAGACAGTCAGGCATTATTCGAATGTATATGCTGAAATTAGGATAGTGTGAACAAAAAAGAttaactaatatttattttctcattAGTGAATTATGAGTAAGAGCAATTTCAGTCTGGTTTAATTAGAAATCTATAAATGCACTGACAGTAGAaagtaattttgtaaataaagaaggagaaaaacatatacattttACAGCTCCCAATTAAGATAATTAAGACGAGCGATTCCTTAATACCCGGAATCCTTTTCTCTGAGTGTTGTAAGGACTTCCGTGTGGCGGCTGGGTGACAGTTGGGCTGTGCAATTTTGTCGATGTTCGCACTACCACCGACCGGAACTCGGTCGctgtgtgccaaaaaatccGTACATTGTTCATTCCTCTATTCGCATTCTTTTCGGCTCTTCTCGCCTGCGCTGTTTGGATCTGGATTTTGGGCCGTACTGACCAATGCAAACAATGCGGGACCAACAACATGCAATTTACGCTGACTGCCcccaaaataacaacaatgccGCATAATGCGTGCCGCAACAGATGTGAACCAAAGCGGCGAAATCGACGTTAAGGACTTCGAGCTGGCCATCGAGGTAAGTGGAGCGGAAATGGTGCTAGCAAAAAAGAAAGCGAgccaaaaatttgaatatattgtGAAGAGTGCATGCGAGAAATGCTGGTGCTTGCATATGAACTACTCGTTCATACATCAACAAAAGAGCTGCGCAAATGTTTTccagtttttgtgttttgtcttttactgtgtttttttttgcccatttgCATGCACTGTTTTTGCCAATATCAACTGATAACTCAATTTGGAGGGTGCCATGCTGACTGTTATTGTTTCTGCCAATTGCAGCGCGTTTGCCAACTGCGCGGCTGGCAGAAGGACACGCCGAAGAACAAGGAGACCTACGACCTGATGATGGAAATCTGGACTGGACTGCGCTCCAAGGCCGACAAGGACAACGATGGACAGGTGAGTTCCATTCCTCCCACCTTGCACCTCCCTCCTTTTTTCTTCCACCACCCCGCTGAGTTGCAAAGGCAATGCAACTAACTACATGTCAAGTGATTCGGGTTTTTGTGCGGCTCCATTGTCAGTGCCAAAAGTGCTGAAATCCATGGACTGCACTCGATGCCATTGTGGCAGCAGCTGACAAGTGTGCAGGACACcccagaaacacacacacacacacacgcatacagaTGTGGGTATGTCCTTTGCACAGACAAACGCAAAAAACGGAAGAGAAATTCCGTTCAtaaatttgcctttttattgGTGCGGAATGCCGAGGGGGGTAAACAAATTCCCTGCCAGCGGGCGGAAATTGAATTGTGACTTATTTGAGCAACCCAATCCGAATTCCAGCCGAGAACTTGCCGACTTGCCACCAACTTTTTTCTCATTACCAGGACGAACTTTCTGTCTCCTAGACTGCGGGATGCAGGTTTCCCCATTTTGCAACACAATGGCCCTGCCATAATCGCACCATCGCCAgtgcagcaaattaaattataatccGGGCCGGCGGAGCATAGTTCAATATCAACACAAACGACGACCAAAACCCGCAACAATGCGATACAAAGCGAACAGAAATTTAAATGTCAGACCGACAAAACCTCGGCTTAATTCTATTGGCGCATTCCAAGGGTTACGGTCTTACTGGTTTACGGGCACTTTGTGCGCAACTGAACTCGATGTAGTCAACTGGAGGTAGTGGAACTTCGACTGCTATGAAGCCACAAAAGTTCTGGCCACCGTCCAGGGAACTTGATGGAGTTTTCTGCCAAAATATGCCAAATCCCCAGCTATTGTTGGTCCGCCTTTGTGGCAGTCAGCTTAAGATTTATCGTTCACTTTCCGCAGCAATCCAAGTCGGAGCACGTGCCGTGACACGGCCCCAAATTAGCCGGAAAAGGAGCTGCAGTCGAGGCCAGAGGACGCatctcttttattttcgacGACACAGCGGAGGAGGGTCAAGGATCTGGGGCAAATTCAGTCGGCGGCCATAAACATTGAAATATGCAGTCTGTTCGAATTGCTGTTTAGAGTTCATTTCTGGAGGGGGTGAAGTGCCAATTGGCATAACAAGTGGTCTTGGTCAGACACAACCCTCGCGTTTATTTATGGTCGTATTAAAACATGCCAAAACGTAACGGCTGGCCACAATTAATGGAATGGGGTGCCGGCCCTAGGAACTGGTACCCTTACTGCTTTCGGTTTCGGTACGGTTTTGGACAACGCCGTGGAAGGTGGTCAGCCAAGTTGGTCAAGGCGATGTTGCGGTAATTGCCTGGCTCGTTCGGTATTGGCAGGCAGAAAATGTTAATATCGCATCACTAGATGGCATAAATTACGCCCCCAGAGCAACCATAACGTGTTTTATGGGGAATCTCCGCCAGAGGCGATACCCACTAATGGTCTTTTCAGCACGGGGCGGGATGCATGCATAAATCTGGGGGTCCGGGGGCACTGCCTAATCCACAATCTCAACGCTTCATCCCATTATGGCTCTTCCAGGTCAGCGTGGACGAGTGGTGCAACATGTGGGACGCCTATGCCAAGGATCCCAGCAGCGTGATGGACTGGCAGAATGCCTACATGAACTTCATGTTCGACCTGGAGGACGCCTCGCACGATGGAGGCATCGATGTGACCGAGTTCACGCTGGTCTGCTCCAGCTATGGCCTGGAGAAGACCGAGTGCGAGGAAGCCTTTGGGAAGATGGCTCAGGGGCAGAGCGAGGTCACCCGGGAGCAGTTCGCCGCCTTGTGGAAGGAGTACTTCGCCGCCGAGGATGTGAATGCGCCTGGCAACTACATTTTTGGAAAGACCAGTTTCTAAGACCcagccaaacaacaacagctccGATACTGGACATACTGAACAAATGCAACaagtgaaattattattaaaattaatataatatatctaTTGTCGACAGGGGAGGCAGATCTCAACCCTCCCGACTTGATGATCCGTCGTTGTTAGTTGAGTGTTGTTTTCTCTCCAAGAATCTCAAGTTTTGCCCAATTTAATGTTCTAATTTAGTAGCGTAATCTGTCTGcaaactatttatattttatataccaAGGCTTCGAGTAATGTGCAAGCTGCAGTATCtctacacatacacatatatgcaAAAGTGTACCTTTACGAACTACGACTATATCTAGCGATGATATCAATTACGAGGTAGGATCTCCCACAGATCCGTATCAATGTGGTGcgtaaattaaatcaattaaactGTCAAATTGTTATGTGTGTGTAGTCGTCGTTTATCGTCTCGCATCTATGGcgtataaatttaaatgtaaatgtaaagtgTTCCAagaaattacaataataaaatcaaagtaTCTATACAAAACTCGGCTATCAATCGTTGCGTTCCTTGCATTTTCGACTTCTTTAGTGGGTGTGGCTGGTGTGTAAATACGCTTTGAAGCTCAGCATATTCCGCATCAGGTGCGATACAATCAACATATGCATGACAGacaatttatgaaaattatggATAAGTGCTTTTAGCTGGACAGCGTCATGGAGAGATACTTTGATTCTCTTTCCATAACCCCTTATGCCAAAATGAGTAAATTAGTTGTGGCAATAGTTCATTGCGTAGTGGAATGCCTTTAAAGAAGCATAACCTTACAATAAACTTGAaaaaatttattcattaatgcccttttgtatttattcgtattatattttaaagcacGGTAACGCccggaaaataaatattttctcaagGAGTATCgcataataaacaaaaggGCTTGTTTTATACATCTTACATCTACATATGTCAGTTTGAACTGTTTACGTTTGTCGCGCAGAAGTGGCGACATCTGGTGCAGAAGTTGTAAATGTACTtgtatttttacattttacgtAAGGGCTGTTCACACTGCGGAGTAATTTCCAAACTACTATTCCAATTACTCGACCAGTTGCTTATATATTTACGGCATTGTGTCAACGTAATATCTATTTTTAGCACATATAAGCATAAGCATTAagatatttgaatatttcagtGTTGATATACATTGTTAAGATACGTacccataaaaatatttgtagaaAAATATCGATGtattgatatttttacatatttatcaCATCCCTAActcaaaaaatgtaaacacaTTGTGGAATATATTTCATAGAACATGAATAGTATTGTGCAGTATATTGTAGTCCGCAGCGACTTGCGTTCCGCCCTTAGTTGGCCCTTGGGGGCGGTGATCGCCCAGAGTTGTCATGCCACAGCCGCCGTCATTCACCTGAATTCCGAGGACGCCGACACTGTGGCCTACTTGAACGATCTGGATAATATGCACAAAGTGGTGCTGGAGGTAATGAAATGGGTTTATCTTTTAACTAATGTGTATCATACGACTTCTGCAACACTTTATTTCCCGTTCAAAATCTTAATAGTTGTGTATTTTCAATCACCTTTTCAGGCCAAAGATGAGAGTGCTCTGGTCAAGCTCAGCGAAAAGTTGAAGGAGAACGAGATTAAACACAAGTTGTGGATCGAACAGCCCGAAAATATCCCAACCTGCATCGCCTTGAAACCCTATGTTAAGGACACGGTTCATAAATATGTCAAGCACCTAAAGCTTTTAAAAGAGTAATACATTATTGTTGTATATGTTGTATATTGATACTAAAAATGTAAGAAAGAGGCgttgttttgctttggctAGTATAtctgtatgtatttattatattttggcGGTGGAGTTAACAATATTACAAAATGGACAATTTATTCCATAAGCTCAGCGGGTCGAATATAAAGTTAGTTGATACAAATTGATACAAATGCAAAGTCTGCACTTCTTAGGAATGATATAAAAACATTGTTGTTGAGCTGACCCTAAAAGACTACTTGAAGCTTAGGATTCCCTTTCAGGATCTCGGTTAATTGTCGTGAGATAAAAGGACAACGCTCAACCGTTAGTCGGCGCAGTCTGCCCAGCGGTTTCGTCAACTTTGCAACGTCCTCATTGGATAGATCGGGCGAGCCACTCAGGTCCAGAAACTCCAAGGCAGGGAGTTTTTGCAATCCCATTAGGTGTTCCGGTGTAAAGTTCAGATTATGTAATATTAGGGTCCGCAGTTCTTTAAGCGGGGATAAAATACTCAGATCGAAGGAAATAGTGAAAAAACGTTCAAAAGAATCTATAATCTCCAGACGGCGCAGCGAATACGATTCCGCGATCGACGAAAGCATCAAGTTATTCATATGGTCGCCAGACCCTTCGGAAGACTGAATGACCAAGGTGTGGAGACGAGACAGACCGCCCAGCTGTATCTTCTTCATAATGTCGGTAACCTCGAGAACCTCGAGCATTGGACAGTAATGTGCGAACCGTTTGAACAGCTCATTTTTCGTAAGCTTGGAAATGCCAGAGCAGCGCAGTTCGCGGAGATGCGTCAGGGACGCAAGATTGATAAGATTCTTGGGCCGCAGTCTGTCGCattttgaaacatttaaaatctcCAAGGAAATTGGCAGAGAGTTTAAACTTTCGCCCCTAATGAAATGGTTCTGTGCGATGTCCAGACTCTTTAGTTTAGATAGCATCTGCAAGCAGTAAATTTGAGGATCTGCCAAGTCACAACACCTCAAGGATATGGTGGTGATATTATTCAAGCCATTGGCACCATCGAACAGGTGAGTCATGTGGTCTAGGCTGACTGAAATTTTGTAGAAACTTAGCTCTGCTAGATTTGGACAGCTTACACCCAATAGCTGCACGAACTCCAACATAAGCGTCCAATGAAGCGGGCCACCTTTTACACAATGAATGTGTTTTCCTGATAGCCgcatcaatattttaatgccaAAGTCGTCCAGTGTGCAAACATCCTTCATATTAAGAACACGATTGTTACGACGCGACTCCAATTCGTAGATCGTCTTGAATCTTTTACAACTGGCGGCAAAGTTGAGACGGGCATTTAGTGGAAGATATTCGAGCACTTTATACCAAAAGTCATCGACAACGGGTATATCGTAGGCAGAAATAGTTTCTGATTCCTTCACCGGCGGTTCGCGCCTGGAGGTGCTGGGCTGCAAATAAAGAACATGGCCATACAAATGGTGTTTAGTCAACACCAAAACCTTTGCCGCTTGGGAAGCCTCTTGAAAAAGAACCGATCCCACTCTCTTATCCTTTTCCCATTGGAGATCCTCCACAGTTCCAAAACTCGAGAAGTGCTTCCAGAGTTGGCTCTTCGAAAAGTGCCAGT
Protein-coding sequences here:
- the LOC6727800 gene encoding calexcitin-2, with amino-acid sequence MSISDFRKKKLLFLFNVFFDVNQSGEIDVKDFELAIERVCQLRGWQKDTPKNKETYDLMMEIWTGLRSKADKDNDGQVSVDEWCNMWDAYAKDPSSVMDWQNAYMNFMFDLEDASHDGGIDVTEFTLVCSSYGLEKTECEEAFGKMAQGQSEVTREQFAALWKEYFAAEDVNAPGNYIFGKTSF
- the LOC6727802 gene encoding putative peptidyl-tRNA hydrolase PTRHD1 — its product is MNSIVQYIVVRSDLRSALSWPLGAVIAQSCHATAAVIHLNSEDADTVAYLNDLDNMHKVVLEAKDESALVKLSEKLKENEIKHKLWIEQPENIPTCIALKPYVKDTVHKYVKHLKLLKE
- the LOC6727803 gene encoding uncharacterized protein LOC6727803 — its product is MFRLKGNFGNFYFKNGLVYTKDRKVVRLVTISANWHFSKSQLWKHFSSFGTVEDLQWEKDKRVGSVLFQEASQAAKVLVLTKHHLYGHVLYLQPSTSRREPPVKESETISAYDIPVVDDFWYKVLEYLPLNARLNFAASCKRFKTIYELESRRNNRVLNMKDVCTLDDFGIKILMRLSGKHIHCVKGGPLHWTLMLEFVQLLGVSCPNLAELSFYKISVSLDHMTHLFDGANGLNNITTISLRCCDLADPQIYCLQMLSKLKSLDIAQNHFIRGESLNSLPISLEILNVSKCDRLRPKNLINLASLTHLRELRCSGISKLTKNELFKRFAHYCPMLEVLEVTDIMKKIQLGGLSRLHTLVIQSSEGSGDHMNNLMLSSIAESYSLRRLEIIDSFERFFTISFDLSILSPLKELRTLILHNLNFTPEHLMGLQKLPALEFLDLSGSPDLSNEDVAKLTKPLGRLRRLTVERCPFISRQLTEILKGNPKLQVVF